A section of the Streptomyces sp. SLBN-118 genome encodes:
- a CDS encoding phosphoketolase gives MIRKGKRQDRTVLDAEELKALDAHWRAANYLAVGQIYLMGNPLLTEPLSPAHIKPRLLGHWGTSPGLNLVHTHLNRVVKARDLSALCIWGPGHGGPAVLANAWLEGSYSAVYPDVSRDAAGMERLFRQFSFPGGVPSHVAPETPGSIHEGGELGYSLAHAYGAALDNPDLLVACVIGDGEAETGPLAASWHSNKFLDPAGDGAVLPILHLNGYKIANPTVLSRLPEAELDDLLRGYGHEPLHVTGDEPEQVHRAMAAAMDEALDSIDAIQQEARGGGERQRPRWPMIVLRTPKGWTGPHEVDGVLVEGTWRSHQVPLSGVRDNPAHLAQLQAWLRSYRPEELFDASGRPSPQVLACVPEGERRLGSTPHANGGLLVRDLPVRPLEHFAVPVDKPGATLHEPTRVLGGLVARLMADTAGRRDFRVVGPDETASNRLDALFDVTGKAWQAQTKPTDEHLTHDGRVMEVLSEHLCQGWLEGYLLTGRHGLFSCYEAFVHIVDSMVNQHIKWLRTARSLPWRAPVASLNYLLTSHVWRQDHNGFSHQDPGFVDHVLNKSPEVVRVYLPPDANTLLSVADHVLHSRDYVNVIVAGKQPCFDWLSLDEARVHCARGAGFWEWAGTNHEREPDVVLACAGDVPTQEVLAAAQLLRRHVPDLAVRVVNVVDMTRLMPMEEHPHGMPDFEYDALFTRDKPVIFAYHGYPWLVHRLAYRRAGHPNLHVRGYKEMGTTTTPFDMVVRNDLDRYRLVMDVIDRVPGLGVRAAAVRQAMADTRTRHHAWIREHGTDLPEVADWTWTG, from the coding sequence ATGATCCGCAAGGGCAAGCGTCAGGACCGCACCGTGCTGGACGCCGAGGAGCTGAAGGCGCTCGACGCGCACTGGCGGGCCGCCAACTACCTCGCGGTCGGACAGATCTATCTGATGGGCAACCCCCTGCTGACCGAGCCGCTTAGCCCCGCGCACATCAAGCCGCGGCTGCTCGGCCATTGGGGTACCTCACCCGGTCTCAATCTCGTCCACACCCACCTCAACCGGGTTGTCAAGGCCCGTGATCTGTCCGCCCTGTGCATCTGGGGGCCGGGACACGGGGGACCCGCGGTCCTTGCGAACGCCTGGCTGGAAGGCAGTTACAGCGCCGTCTATCCGGATGTCAGCCGGGACGCTGCCGGTATGGAACGGCTCTTCCGGCAGTTCTCGTTCCCCGGCGGAGTGCCGAGCCATGTCGCACCGGAGACGCCCGGCTCCATCCACGAGGGAGGGGAGCTCGGCTACTCCCTCGCTCATGCCTATGGGGCCGCGCTCGACAACCCGGATCTCCTGGTCGCCTGTGTGATCGGCGACGGCGAGGCGGAGACCGGACCGCTCGCCGCCTCCTGGCACTCCAACAAATTCCTCGACCCGGCGGGCGACGGCGCGGTGCTGCCGATCCTCCACCTCAACGGCTACAAGATCGCCAACCCGACCGTCCTCTCCCGGCTGCCCGAGGCGGAACTCGACGATCTGCTGCGTGGATACGGCCATGAGCCGCTGCATGTCACCGGCGACGAACCGGAGCAGGTGCACCGGGCCATGGCCGCGGCGATGGACGAGGCGCTGGACAGCATCGACGCGATCCAGCAGGAAGCCCGCGGCGGGGGAGAGCGGCAACGGCCACGCTGGCCGATGATCGTGCTCCGTACGCCGAAGGGCTGGACGGGACCCCACGAGGTCGACGGCGTCCTTGTCGAAGGGACGTGGCGCTCCCATCAAGTCCCCCTCTCCGGCGTACGGGACAACCCGGCGCACCTCGCCCAGCTGCAGGCATGGCTGCGGTCGTACCGTCCCGAGGAGCTGTTCGACGCCTCGGGCAGGCCGAGCCCGCAGGTGCTGGCCTGCGTCCCCGAGGGCGAGCGGCGACTCGGCTCCACGCCTCACGCCAATGGCGGGCTTCTCGTCCGGGACCTGCCCGTACGCCCGCTGGAACACTTCGCCGTGCCCGTCGACAAACCCGGCGCGACCCTGCACGAACCGACCCGCGTCCTGGGTGGTCTCGTGGCCCGGCTGATGGCGGACACTGCCGGACGGAGGGACTTCCGCGTCGTGGGACCGGACGAGACGGCATCCAACCGGCTCGATGCCCTCTTCGACGTCACCGGCAAGGCGTGGCAGGCACAGACCAAGCCGACCGACGAACACCTCACCCACGACGGCCGGGTCATGGAGGTGCTGTCCGAGCATCTGTGCCAGGGCTGGCTGGAGGGCTATCTGCTCACCGGCCGGCACGGACTGTTCTCCTGCTACGAGGCGTTCGTCCATATCGTCGACTCGATGGTCAACCAGCACATCAAGTGGCTCAGGACCGCCCGGTCGCTGCCGTGGCGGGCGCCTGTCGCCTCCCTCAACTACCTGCTCACCTCGCACGTCTGGCGGCAGGACCACAACGGCTTCTCGCACCAGGATCCCGGCTTCGTCGACCACGTCCTCAACAAGAGCCCCGAGGTCGTACGGGTCTATCTGCCGCCGGACGCCAACACCCTGCTGTCCGTGGCCGACCATGTCCTGCACAGTCGTGACTACGTCAATGTGATCGTCGCCGGGAAGCAGCCCTGCTTCGACTGGCTGTCGCTGGACGAAGCACGCGTCCACTGCGCGCGCGGAGCCGGGTTCTGGGAGTGGGCGGGCACGAACCACGAACGTGAACCGGACGTCGTCCTCGCCTGCGCAGGTGACGTGCCCACCCAGGAGGTGCTGGCTGCCGCGCAGTTGCTGCGCCGGCATGTGCCCGACCTCGCGGTGCGCGTCGTCAACGTCGTCGACATGACCAGGCTGATGCCCATGGAGGAACACCCGCACGGCATGCCGGACTTCGAGTACGACGCGCTGTTCACCCGGGACAAGCCGGTGATCTTCGCGTACCACGGGTACCCCTGGCTGGTTCACCGCCTCGCCTACCGCCGGGCCGGCCACCCCAACCTCCATGTCCGCGGCTACAAGGAGATGGGCACGACGACGACGCCCTTCGACATGGTCGTACGCAACGACCTCGACCGGTACCGGCTCGTCATGGACGTCATCGACCGGGTCCCCGGGCTCGGCGTACGGGCGGCGGCAGTACGCCAGGCG
- the ppk2 gene encoding polyphosphate kinase 2: protein MAGKKATKQPAKVPRELYERELYRLQTELVKLQEWVRVEGARLVVVFEGRDAAGKGGTIKRVADLLNPRVARIVALPKPTERERTQWYFQRYTEHLPAAGEMVLFDRSWYNRAGVERVMGFCTKEEHQRFLHQCPIFERMLVEDGILLRKYWFSVSDAVQEQRFRRRLEDPTRRWKLSAMDLESITHWEAYSRAKDDMLVHTDIPEAPWFVVESDDKRRARLNMIAHLLSTVPYHDVPLPALTLPPRPPSSGYERPPRDLQTYVPDHAAGLMG, encoded by the coding sequence ATGGCAGGCAAGAAGGCGACGAAGCAGCCCGCGAAGGTGCCGCGTGAGCTGTACGAACGTGAGCTGTACCGGTTGCAGACGGAACTGGTGAAACTCCAGGAGTGGGTGCGCGTCGAGGGCGCCCGCCTCGTCGTGGTCTTCGAAGGGCGCGACGCGGCCGGCAAGGGCGGCACCATCAAACGGGTCGCGGACCTTCTCAATCCGCGCGTGGCGCGCATCGTCGCGCTCCCCAAGCCGACCGAGCGCGAGCGCACCCAGTGGTACTTCCAGCGCTACACCGAACATCTTCCGGCCGCCGGGGAAATGGTCCTCTTCGACCGGAGTTGGTACAACCGGGCCGGTGTCGAGCGCGTCATGGGCTTCTGCACCAAGGAGGAGCACCAGCGGTTCCTCCATCAGTGCCCGATCTTCGAGCGCATGCTGGTGGAGGACGGGATCCTGCTGCGCAAGTACTGGTTCTCGGTGAGCGACGCCGTGCAGGAGCAGCGGTTCCGCCGGCGGCTGGAGGATCCCACGCGGCGCTGGAAGCTCTCGGCGATGGACCTGGAGTCGATCACCCATTGGGAGGCGTACTCCCGGGCGAAGGACGACATGCTCGTCCATACCGACATCCCGGAGGCGCCGTGGTTCGTCGTCGAGAGCGACGACAAGCGCCGGGCACGGCTCAACATGATCGCCCACCTGCTGTCCACCGTGCCCTACCACGATGTGCCGCTCCCGGCGCTGACGCTCCCGCCGCGGCCGCCTTCCTCCGGCTATGAGCGGCCGCCGCGGGATCTGCAGACCTACGTGCCCGATCATGCCGCGGGGCTCATGGGCTAA
- a CDS encoding cyclic nucleotide-binding domain-containing protein — protein MPALLNVLPPEGRDRLMELAEERTFPAGTRIFEEGGRADRFWIIRTGAVDLDLHVPGRRAAVVERLGPGDLLGWSWLFSPRSWHLGAQAVTPVRTMEFDAVKVRALCDDDPEFGLALTHRIAEVIAHRLKSARGRLLDLYGPSAGMDPDQDQEC, from the coding sequence ATGCCCGCGCTGCTGAACGTCCTGCCACCGGAGGGCCGGGACAGGCTGATGGAACTTGCCGAGGAGAGGACGTTCCCTGCCGGTACGCGCATCTTCGAGGAAGGCGGCCGGGCGGACCGTTTCTGGATCATCCGTACCGGGGCCGTCGACCTCGACCTGCATGTGCCGGGCCGGCGCGCCGCCGTCGTCGAACGGCTGGGCCCGGGAGATCTGCTGGGCTGGTCCTGGCTCTTCTCGCCGCGCAGCTGGCATCTCGGCGCCCAGGCGGTCACTCCGGTCCGGACGATGGAATTCGACGCCGTGAAAGTACGAGCTCTGTGCGACGACGATCCGGAGTTCGGCCTGGCCCTGACCCACCGCATCGCCGAAGTGATCGCGCACCGGCTGAAGTCCGCCCGTGGCCGACTGCTCGACCTGTACGGACCCTCGGCCGGCATGGACCCGGACCAGGACCAGGAATGCTGA